The Amycolatopsis umgeniensis DNA segment TGGTGAGCACCATGCGGTGCGCCAGCACCGGGACCGCGACGGTGTGCAGGTCGTCCGGGACGACGAACTCGCGGCCCGAGAGCGCGGCCTGCGCGCGGGCGGCGCGGACCAGCTGCAGGGTCGCCCGCGGCGACGCGCCGAGACGGATCTCGGGCACCTGCCGGGTCGCGGAAACGAGGTCGACGGCGTACCGGCGGATCTCCGGCGACATGTGCACCGCGCGCACCGTCTCGATCAGCCGCTGCACCGAATCACGGTCGGACACGGGCTCGAGATCGGCGAGCGGGTTGTGCCCGGCGTGCTCGTCGACCATGGCCAGTTCGGCCTGCTGGTCGGGGTAGCCGATGGACACCCGCGCGGTGAACCGGTCCCGCTGGGCCTCGGGCAGCGCGTAGGTGCCCTCCATCTCGATCGGGTTCTGGGTGGCGATCACCATGAACGGCTCTTCGAGGTGGTACGTCGAGGTGTCGACGGTGACCTGGTGCTCTTCCATGCACTCGAGCAGGGCGGACTGCGTCTTCGGCGAGGCGCGGTTGATCTCGTCGCCGACCACGATGTTCGCGAACACCGGACCGGGCCGGAACTCGAACCCGCCGCTCTGCCGGTTGTAGATGGACACCCCGGTGACGTCGCTGGGCAACAGGTCGGGGGTGAACTGGATCCGGCTCACGGTGCAGTCGATCGAGCGGGCCAGCGCCTTCGCCAGCGAGGTCTTGCCGACCCCGGGGACGTCTTCGACGAGGAGGTGGCCTTCGGCGAGCAGGGTCACGAGCGCGATGCGGATGACGTCGGGTTTGCCGACCAGTACCCGCTCGACGTTGGCGGCGATCCGCCGCGCCGTCTCGTGCAGTTCGTCCAGCGACGCTGGATTTACCCCAGCCCCCTGTCGGGGGCCCACCCCCGCCGCGCTCGCACGGCCGTTCTGCCGGCCGCTGACCGAGCCGGCGGCCGTGGGGTACGGCGCTTGCCCGGTTGCCTGCTCGCCCTGCTGTTCGCCGGGCGTCGCAGACTGGATTCTCGACGTCACTCGACCTCCTGATGCCGCGTGGCTGGATGTCCGCTGGGTCTGCTGAAGGCCAGCTCTTCCTCGCCCGGGTGGTCCCCCGAGCAGCGGTCAGCCTCCCACGAAGTGTGTCAAACTCGGGCGAACTCGTGGGGGGAACCCCGACAACCCCGGCCGATGACTCTGTGCAACCGGAGACCTTACCTCGATCGGGTGAGCTGAGCGCGTTTTCGGGTGCTCCCGCTGACACGCGGTTTTGTCGTATGCTCCGTTGCGAGGTCGCTCGACTACGGAGAGGCGTAATCGCATATGAGCGAGGTGAGTACCGCCAAGCCGAGGTTCGATCTGAGCGGGTTCGCGGTCGCCCCGGAGCTGGCGGCCGACGCCCACGTGAAGATCTCCGCCCTGCAGGACGTGGTCGGCCAGATGGTCCGCGAGGCCAAGGTGCTCGGCCGTACGGTTCCCCTCGGCGGGGGATACGCGGACGAGGTCGGCCGGTTCATGGCGCAGTACGGGATCGGCGCCGACGGCTCGGCGGTCGAGGCGCTCACGGCGTTCGGCAAGGAACTCGAGGCGCTCAAGAACCGGATCGAGAAGGCGTTGGCCCGGTACACCCGTCAGGATGAACAAGCGGCGGCGGCTGTGGACTGTGTCGGCGGCTGAACCCATGCGCACACGTCTCCTCCTCGTCGCCCTCTTCGTCTTTTCAGTGTCCGCCTGCGGGCAAGGGGTCGCAGGCCAGGCGCCGATTCCGAGCACCGAGAAGGTGGCCGACGGCGGTTCGGCCGCGGTCACCGTCCCGCCCGCCGTGCTGGATCCCTGTGCGCTGCTCGGTCCGGCGGACCGGTCGAGCGCCGGGTTGAACACGCTCGGAGTCCCGAAGGAGATCAACGGCGCCCGCGCCTGCGACTGGACGGTTCCGGCGACCTTCGGCGTCACCATCACCGTGGACGAGAAGAACGGGCTGGCGAACCTCGAGATCGCGCGCAAGACCGCGACCAAGACCAAGGTCGGCGACAGGCAGGCGCTCAAGGTCGCCGACAAGAAGGCCGCCGACGGGACCTGCGCGGTCCTGATCGGCATGGGGGAGAAGGCGAGCGTCCAGATCGACGTGAGCAACACGAACTTCACCGACACCCCGCTCGCCTGCGAGCGCGCGGTGACGGTGGCGGGACTGGCCGAGCCCAAACTGCCCTAGGAGAATCCGTGCCTGAAGGAGAGACGCCGGGCCGTGAGGCGCCGGTCGCGGCCACGCGGTACGAGGCCTACAGCCATGAGGCGCTGGCCGCCGAAGTCGAAGCGGGCAACGACCCCGAGGCGGCGGGCGGCATCGGTGCCGCCTGGGACGCGCTCGCGCGGCGTATGCACGACGCGACGTCCGAACTGGCCGGGCTGGTCGGCAGTAGCGAGGAGACCTGGCGCGGCGAAGCGGGCGACGCGCTCCGAGGCGTGCTGGCCACGGCGTCCGGCTGGCTGACCTGGTCCGCCGATCTCTCGTCCGCGCTCGGGCAGGCGGTCTCGGGGCAGGCCGAGGCGGCGGCGCGCGCCCGCGCGGACATGCCGCCACCGGTGGACTACGACCCCGGCGCGATGATCCGCGGCGCCGCGGCGGGCGGGAACCTCGCGCTCCTCGCCGCGCTCGCCGACGAGATGGAGGCCAAACACGCGGAGGCCGAGGCGGCCAGGCGCAAGGCCGTCGACGTCATGAACACCCGCGACGCCTCGCTGCACTCGCTGACCCCGCGGGTCTCGTTCGGGAAGCCGCCCGAGCTGGGGCGGTCTTGATCCGCGTTTCCGCGTCGGCGTTCGACGTCCTCTGGTCCGATCTCGGCCACGCGGCCCCGCCGTGGCCGCTGTCGGTCCGCAGTGTCGGCGGCACGGAAGCGGAACGCGCGGAGATCCGCGGCGCGGTCTACGAAAACCTCGCCGAACGAGGCCTTTATGACGGGGATCGGCTGGACGCCGCCCTGGAAGCGCGGCTGGAACTCCTCGCGCGCGCCGAGGTCTACGTCGAATGTGAGGCGCTGGCCGACATGACGGCCGAAGCACCGTTCCGCGCTGTCGCGGCCGCGCGCGGGCGGAACGGAGTGCTGGCCACGCAGCCCGAGCAGACCATCGCGCTGTCCGGGATCGGCGACGGCGAGGTGTTCGCCGCGATCGTCGACGTCCTTCCGGCGCTGCGGCCCGGCCCCGGCTACGGGATCAGCCTGCCCGCGGCGCGTTTCGGCGGTGACCTGGAGGATCCGGTGTTCGGGGGCGGTGGACGATCGTCCGCTTCGGACAATCAGCTGCGCGAAGTGCTCGCGATCCAGGCGCGGCCGGTCTACAGCGCGGGCCA contains these protein-coding regions:
- a CDS encoding AAA family ATPase, which produces MTSRIQSATPGEQQGEQATGQAPYPTAAGSVSGRQNGRASAAGVGPRQGAGVNPASLDELHETARRIAANVERVLVGKPDVIRIALVTLLAEGHLLVEDVPGVGKTSLAKALARSIDCTVSRIQFTPDLLPSDVTGVSIYNRQSGGFEFRPGPVFANIVVGDEINRASPKTQSALLECMEEHQVTVDTSTYHLEEPFMVIATQNPIEMEGTYALPEAQRDRFTARVSIGYPDQQAELAMVDEHAGHNPLADLEPVSDRDSVQRLIETVRAVHMSPEIRRYAVDLVSATRQVPEIRLGASPRATLQLVRAARAQAALSGREFVVPDDLHTVAVPVLAHRMVLTTEAHAARRSATDVVRAILHRVPVPQGSSGTNHR
- a CDS encoding DUF3558 domain-containing protein; protein product: MRTRLLLVALFVFSVSACGQGVAGQAPIPSTEKVADGGSAAVTVPPAVLDPCALLGPADRSSAGLNTLGVPKEINGARACDWTVPATFGVTITVDEKNGLANLEIARKTATKTKVGDRQALKVADKKAADGTCAVLIGMGEKASVQIDVSNTNFTDTPLACERAVTVAGLAEPKLP
- a CDS encoding PE-PGRS family protein encodes the protein MPEGETPGREAPVAATRYEAYSHEALAAEVEAGNDPEAAGGIGAAWDALARRMHDATSELAGLVGSSEETWRGEAGDALRGVLATASGWLTWSADLSSALGQAVSGQAEAAARARADMPPPVDYDPGAMIRGAAAGGNLALLAALADEMEAKHAEAEAARRKAVDVMNTRDASLHSLTPRVSFGKPPELGRS
- a CDS encoding ESX secretion-associated protein EspG, coding for MIRVSASAFDVLWSDLGHAAPPWPLSVRSVGGTEAERAEIRGAVYENLAERGLYDGDRLDAALEARLELLARAEVYVECEALADMTAEAPFRAVAAARGRNGVLATQPEQTIALSGIGDGEVFAAIVDVLPALRPGPGYGISLPAARFGGDLEDPVFGGGGRSSASDNQLREVLAIQARPVYSAGQFTVRTRDRDGRTHRAGGLTWFDTDVGAYCAARTEGRGGQAWVNVSPVDGPRLAARLASLLDPDR